In Acidovorax sp. 106, the following proteins share a genomic window:
- a CDS encoding TolC family protein, producing the protein MLKRKDFWARTPFVVAFWLGLHASTAWANAVPLSDLETWAQSAAPAVRVALAEKDLAAHRTEAAKASQGGRLFGGANLGNAREAVTDTTSRSYQRAQMQVGVRWPLLGSREAQRRSVSEAEQATTARHVRLQQTQNEAVQAVRRAYVRHLRSGQRVALVEAFMAGQSTTQGLLQRRTQAGWMLEAERLGLMATFDAAEATLRAQRAAQEATLRELSRLTGRMVQAVQAAPLTWPAACHHPETLRAQADEHPTVLLARLELEAADQIASHLRKEGIAAGVSVAQGISKDLGGSPGHNTSVGIDISMPLDWRGQRDATLGQIQSERHRAESLLELRRGEFLEGVEQALDRWHLSQAEAAAPMKQLGAATETLRVAMLRHERLDDGDGYARLLTARYALMQVALQVVDTQERSEVAELALAAWSSNGCSHPGVNPQDKLAAALAPTLLVLSPQVANAPTDTATTAPQRTLRSTEGTADARLGWYVWDGHAMLQRPEQLRTLPPESRRVLLSFTAKQLAGLEQPAGRRQLSQFIIQAQHRGLTVELLLGEPLWVLPSHRQNLLDQLARIRDLPFHALQLDLERSQLPDADQPQWGDLVVETLRAAHAVVPWPLGLTTHYRELESPDFAQKVHAAGATELTAMVYVSNPARVVEIVKGLPPLQSLQNPGGLRWSIAQSMERTLSPQESSHPVGKATALQRWKELAQALSSEPGFGGIVVQSWEEFKEARP; encoded by the coding sequence ATGTTGAAACGCAAGGATTTTTGGGCCCGCACACCCTTTGTCGTGGCCTTTTGGCTGGGACTGCATGCCTCCACGGCATGGGCCAACGCAGTACCGTTGTCAGATCTTGAAACTTGGGCCCAATCCGCAGCCCCCGCCGTGCGCGTTGCGTTGGCAGAAAAAGACCTGGCAGCACATCGCACAGAAGCTGCCAAAGCCAGCCAAGGTGGTCGCCTGTTTGGTGGGGCCAACCTGGGCAATGCACGCGAGGCCGTGACCGACACCACCAGCCGCAGCTACCAGCGGGCACAGATGCAGGTCGGCGTGCGGTGGCCCCTGCTGGGCAGCCGTGAAGCCCAGCGGCGCAGCGTAAGCGAAGCGGAACAAGCGACCACGGCAAGGCACGTGCGCCTGCAGCAAACCCAAAACGAGGCCGTGCAAGCGGTACGCCGCGCCTACGTGCGCCACCTGCGCAGCGGGCAGCGCGTTGCGCTTGTCGAGGCCTTTATGGCGGGACAGTCAACCACACAGGGCCTGCTGCAGCGCCGCACTCAAGCCGGCTGGATGCTGGAGGCGGAACGCTTGGGGCTGATGGCCACCTTTGACGCAGCGGAGGCCACGCTCCGGGCTCAACGCGCAGCGCAAGAGGCAACGCTGCGTGAACTGTCGCGGCTGACCGGGCGCATGGTTCAAGCCGTTCAAGCGGCCCCCCTGACCTGGCCCGCTGCGTGCCACCACCCCGAGACTCTGCGGGCACAAGCCGATGAACACCCCACCGTGCTGCTGGCACGCCTCGAGCTTGAAGCCGCAGACCAGATTGCAAGCCACTTGCGCAAAGAAGGCATTGCGGCGGGTGTGTCTGTGGCCCAGGGCATTAGCAAGGACCTGGGTGGCTCCCCAGGGCACAACACCTCCGTGGGTATCGACATCTCCATGCCACTGGACTGGCGCGGGCAGCGTGACGCCACACTAGGACAAATACAAAGCGAGCGCCACCGCGCAGAAAGCCTATTGGAACTGCGTCGGGGAGAATTCCTGGAGGGCGTGGAACAAGCCCTGGACCGGTGGCACCTGAGTCAAGCCGAAGCGGCCGCACCGATGAAACAGCTGGGCGCCGCCACCGAAACCTTGCGTGTGGCCATGCTGCGGCATGAGCGCTTGGACGATGGTGACGGCTACGCGCGCCTGCTCACAGCCCGCTACGCTCTCATGCAGGTCGCCCTGCAAGTTGTCGACACACAGGAGCGCAGCGAGGTGGCAGAGCTAGCGCTGGCCGCGTGGTCTAGCAACGGGTGCAGCCATCCTGGCGTCAACCCCCAAGACAAGTTGGCGGCAGCGCTAGCGCCTACCTTGCTTGTGCTATCACCCCAGGTCGCCAATGCCCCAACAGACACGGCAACAACAGCACCACAACGCACGCTGCGAAGCACCGAAGGCACCGCCGATGCAAGGCTAGGCTGGTACGTGTGGGATGGGCATGCCATGCTCCAGCGTCCAGAGCAACTGCGGACACTCCCGCCCGAAAGCCGCCGCGTTCTACTGTCCTTCACCGCGAAACAGCTCGCAGGGCTGGAGCAGCCTGCGGGCCGTAGGCAACTCAGCCAATTCATCATCCAAGCCCAGCACAGGGGGCTGACCGTTGAGCTGCTGCTAGGCGAGCCCCTCTGGGTGCTTCCTTCACACAGGCAAAACCTTCTGGACCAGCTGGCGCGCATTCGCGACCTGCCTTTCCATGCCCTGCAACTGGACCTGGAGCGCAGCCAACTGCCCGATGCCGATCAGCCGCAATGGGGTGACCTGGTGGTAGAAACCCTGCGCGCTGCACACGCCGTGGTGCCCTGGCCCCTGGGTCTGACAACCCACTACCGTGAGCTGGAGTCTCCAGACTTTGCACAAAAGGTGCACGCGGCAGGTGCGACCGAACTGACCGCCATGGTCTACGTCAGCAACCCAGCCCGAGTGGTTGAAATTGTGAAGGGCCTGCCGCCGCTTCAAAGCCTGCAAAACCCTGGCGGGCTGCGCTGGTCCATCGCCCAAAGCATGGAGCGCACGTTGTCACCACAAGAGAGCAGCCATCCAGTCGGCAAAGCCACCGCCTTGCAACGCTGGAAGGAACTGGCACAGGCCTTGTCCTCAGAGCCAGGCTTTGGCGGCATCGTCGTGCAGTCGTGGGAAGAATTTAAAGAGGCACGCCCTTGA
- a CDS encoding diguanylate cyclase domain-containing protein yields the protein MNMNPSTGISSLQHPPPSALESTVVLRPSGTLLPRERDATAFASWPAFVASGFVPLGFYLDGWTGPDVATLCESIRHSPWWDRPIWVSESTEPQPTWADATGSLSEAIAAGERALAARRSLKLDPSGLHFDERVLYFMYLRDGAELTPLCDRNSAQLYRYPLVEALAHEGDDVAACLATLSRRRLLEPAELIDRTRHCRACGSAHIHYLDVCPHCSSIQINKAPSLHCFTCGHVAPEDDFHDDGGLTCPKCSTALRHIGVDYDRPLTQYACGSCHHVFVETSVVARCLDCRNTTEPNALDVREIASLRLSAHGRAALRAGQIRESFAALDTANYVEPAYFRRLLDWALATHARHKEMHFALMLVEFQNAAEVIEKQGAARVFLMLDEFARRLHELLRTSDLTTRTQEERLWLMLPFSHPEGLTARLQKVLQEQSSQHGEAALRVRIRHLQIPHDLQNHDTAVQLMGRLQNAD from the coding sequence ATGAACATGAACCCATCCACGGGCATCTCTTCCTTGCAACACCCACCCCCTTCTGCACTTGAAAGCACCGTGGTGCTGCGCCCTTCCGGCACCCTGCTTCCTCGCGAGCGCGATGCGACGGCCTTTGCGTCGTGGCCCGCGTTTGTAGCTTCGGGCTTTGTCCCGTTGGGCTTTTACCTTGACGGCTGGACCGGGCCGGACGTGGCCACCCTGTGCGAATCCATACGGCACAGCCCATGGTGGGATCGCCCAATCTGGGTTTCGGAAAGCACTGAGCCCCAGCCGACGTGGGCAGATGCTACAGGCTCACTGAGCGAGGCCATTGCGGCAGGAGAGCGGGCCCTTGCGGCGCGCAGAAGCCTCAAGCTGGACCCCTCTGGACTGCATTTTGACGAGCGGGTGCTGTACTTCATGTACCTGCGCGACGGCGCAGAGCTGACGCCCTTGTGCGACCGCAACAGCGCACAGTTGTACCGCTACCCCCTGGTAGAGGCCTTGGCACACGAAGGGGACGACGTAGCGGCCTGCTTGGCCACACTGTCGCGGCGGCGCCTGCTGGAGCCTGCCGAACTAATCGACCGCACACGCCACTGCAGAGCCTGTGGCAGCGCCCACATCCACTACCTGGATGTGTGCCCCCATTGCTCCAGCATCCAGATCAACAAGGCCCCATCGCTGCACTGCTTCACCTGCGGCCACGTGGCGCCCGAGGATGATTTTCACGACGACGGCGGCTTGACCTGCCCAAAATGCAGCACAGCACTGCGTCACATTGGCGTGGACTACGACCGCCCCCTCACCCAATACGCTTGCGGCAGCTGCCACCATGTGTTTGTCGAGACCAGCGTGGTGGCACGGTGCCTGGACTGCCGCAACACCACCGAACCCAATGCGCTGGACGTGCGCGAGATCGCCTCGCTCAGGCTCAGCGCCCATGGGCGCGCCGCCCTCAGGGCGGGGCAAATCCGTGAGTCGTTCGCAGCCCTGGACACCGCCAACTATGTGGAGCCAGCGTACTTCCGCCGTCTGCTGGACTGGGCTTTGGCCACCCACGCCCGCCACAAGGAAATGCACTTCGCGCTCATGCTCGTGGAATTCCAGAACGCGGCCGAAGTGATAGAAAAGCAAGGGGCTGCGCGCGTCTTCCTCATGCTGGACGAGTTTGCACGCCGTCTGCACGAGTTGCTGCGCACCTCGGACCTGACCACGCGCACCCAGGAAGAACGTTTGTGGTTGATGTTGCCGTTCTCTCACCCCGAAGGCCTGACAGCGCGGCTGCAGAAAGTGCTGCAAGAGCAATCCAGCCAGCATGGGGAAGCGGCTCTGCGCGTGCGCATTCGCCACTTGCAGATCCCTCACGATCTGCAAAATCACGATACCGCTGTGCAACTCATGGGCCGCCTTCAGAACGCGGATTGA
- a CDS encoding HlyD family efflux transporter periplasmic adaptor subunit: MKIQFDVPPSSPQESNGLSVRYAASKRQVPRWRWYLLLAMVLTPPAYLVGRFAVSYWWETTPGLVMTEQVVVRAPVAGQVARIADVGERLRAGQALMELAQESSALPDVTTPANPQSPVRPIADPFAPNQPLAIRLAMQEETQRLTLQQLVLQQEKLKALQALRAQGAATRNEVDNAQAVVLQTQAEASRARAAASESRSLLAQARVATLPTTPTTATSSKSDKTQPTKTPTLKAPFDAIVVRQLVRSGEHVEAGADVAVVQGTAKSPLVHAYLPPGQARYAQPGRLATLHFMDGRSLRAEVLDVVAEAERTPAERVSPLTPRMPSIVVRLKPQADLPPGYRIHYLPLDVRFDWVWGGWW, from the coding sequence TTGAAAATACAGTTTGATGTTCCTCCCAGCTCTCCACAGGAGAGCAATGGTCTGTCCGTGCGCTACGCTGCCTCCAAACGCCAGGTGCCGCGTTGGCGCTGGTACCTTCTGCTGGCCATGGTGCTCACACCTCCCGCCTACCTTGTGGGGCGGTTTGCTGTGTCGTACTGGTGGGAAACCACGCCCGGATTGGTCATGACCGAACAAGTGGTCGTTCGGGCGCCTGTGGCCGGTCAAGTTGCACGCATTGCTGACGTTGGCGAACGGCTGCGGGCTGGCCAAGCTTTGATGGAGTTGGCACAGGAGTCATCGGCGTTACCAGACGTGACAACCCCCGCCAACCCCCAATCCCCTGTGCGGCCCATCGCTGATCCATTCGCGCCCAACCAACCGCTGGCCATCCGTTTGGCGATGCAGGAGGAAACCCAACGTCTCACGCTGCAGCAACTGGTGCTCCAACAGGAAAAACTGAAAGCCTTACAAGCCCTTCGTGCACAGGGTGCTGCGACGCGCAACGAAGTCGACAATGCCCAGGCCGTAGTGCTGCAAACACAAGCAGAAGCCAGCAGGGCCCGCGCTGCGGCCAGTGAGTCTCGAAGCCTGCTCGCGCAGGCACGTGTGGCAACACTCCCCACTACGCCAACCACCGCCACGTCCTCCAAATCCGACAAGACCCAACCCACCAAAACACCGACATTGAAAGCCCCCTTTGACGCAATCGTTGTGCGACAGCTGGTTCGTTCCGGGGAACATGTAGAAGCAGGTGCCGATGTGGCCGTGGTGCAGGGCACAGCCAAATCTCCCCTGGTACACGCCTACCTGCCCCCCGGACAAGCACGCTATGCCCAACCGGGCAGGCTGGCCACCCTGCACTTCATGGATGGCCGCAGCTTGCGCGCCGAGGTACTGGACGTGGTTGCAGAGGCAGAACGTACGCCTGCTGAGCGCGTCTCGCCCCTCACACCCCGCATGCCATCGATCGTGGTGCGCCTCAAACCGCAGGCCGATCTGCCACCCGGCTACCGCATCCACTACCTGCCATTGGATGTGCGGTTCGACTGGGTTTGGGGCGGGTGGTGGTAA
- the galE gene encoding UDP-glucose 4-epimerase GalE encodes MILVTGGAGFIGSHTCVALANAGIPFLVLDNLCNSRPSVLERVERITGAPVPFIEGDIRDAALLRRVFAEHAVEAVIHFAALKSVGESVREPLRYYDNNVAGTVALLGAMRAANVRTLVFSSSATVYGDPASVPIREGFPLSATNPYGWSKLMMEQVLADVDAAEPGQWRIARLRYFNPVGAHASGLIGEDPQDIPNNLLPYVAQVAVGLREALSVYGGDYPTPDGTGVRDYIHVCDLADGHVAALRYLREHPGLLTVNLGTGRPVSVLDMVRAFERASGRPVPYRIVDRRPGDVAQCWADPALAQQLLGWSAQLGLDQMCEDAWRWQSGVAASLQR; translated from the coding sequence GTGATTCTTGTAACCGGCGGAGCAGGCTTTATTGGCTCACACACCTGTGTCGCTTTGGCGAATGCAGGCATTCCATTTTTGGTGTTGGACAACCTTTGCAACAGCCGACCCTCGGTGCTGGAGCGCGTGGAGCGCATCACGGGGGCGCCTGTGCCTTTCATCGAGGGTGACATCCGCGATGCGGCTCTGCTGCGGCGCGTGTTTGCCGAGCATGCCGTGGAGGCGGTCATCCATTTTGCGGCGCTCAAGTCTGTGGGCGAGTCCGTGCGCGAGCCGCTGCGCTACTACGACAACAATGTGGCGGGCACCGTGGCCTTGCTCGGCGCCATGCGGGCTGCGAATGTGCGCACGCTGGTGTTCTCCTCGTCGGCCACGGTGTATGGCGACCCGGCTTCTGTGCCCATCCGCGAGGGCTTTCCTCTGTCTGCCACCAACCCCTATGGCTGGAGCAAGCTGATGATGGAGCAGGTGCTGGCCGATGTGGACGCCGCCGAGCCCGGGCAATGGCGCATTGCGCGCCTGCGGTATTTCAACCCGGTGGGCGCCCATGCCAGCGGGTTGATCGGAGAAGATCCGCAAGACATTCCCAACAACCTGCTGCCCTATGTGGCCCAGGTGGCCGTGGGCCTGCGCGAGGCGCTGAGTGTGTATGGCGGCGACTACCCCACGCCCGATGGCACCGGGGTGCGTGACTACATCCACGTGTGTGACTTGGCTGATGGGCATGTGGCAGCGCTGCGCTACTTGCGCGAACATCCAGGCTTGCTGACGGTGAACCTGGGCACGGGGCGGCCCGTGTCGGTGTTGGACATGGTGCGTGCATTTGAGCGTGCCAGTGGCCGCCCCGTACCCTATCGCATCGTGGACCGCCGCCCTGGCGATGTGGCCCAGTGCTGGGCCGATCCGGCCTTGGCCCAGCAGCTGTTGGGCTGGTCTGCACAACTGGGGTTGGATCAGATGTGCGAAGACGCGTGGCGCTGGCAAAGTGGCGTGGCCGCGAGTTTGCAGCGCTGA
- a CDS encoding bifunctional glycoside hydrolase 114/ polysaccharide deacetylase family protein has product MIWSLRGFLLLTLSLSFVWATDEASAKTGPAIALHYGHNAPLEDLKVFDIVVVEPDHGYDPVAQRAKGSELYAYTSVAEVQPSRSYFKDIPADWHLARNGHWNSVVLDQTPTPWPSFFADRVIAPLWQRGYRGFFLDTMDSYRLASHFDEAAQQAGLVRVIQTLHERFPGIRLIMNRGFDIVPRVKNKIEMVAAESLYRSWNAGANRYEEVPDADRQWLLTQLRTIQTRDGIPVLAIDYVPPNDRALARETAKRIQADGFTPWVSDSRLDTVGIGALELVPRRILILYNGAEAPAVNYTSAHRFLQMPLNHMGYVVDYADVRKPLPKDIYRDRYAGVVTAFNGYMPSALRREFSTWLQTLKNQGMPLAIVGDFGLAPDKSWTDTFGIQGTSLSISPPLQAQKQHPMMGLEVPPPPVEKDSAPARLLGPQAARAIPLVEMKDQKGQLFVAAALMPWGGFVLDPYVYNELPGTEQTRWVVDPFEFLQKALRLPFMPVPDITTENGRRLLLAHIDGDGFPSRAEMPGAPVAAQVLLKEILEKYRIPQTVSVIEGEVAHHGLHPELSGQLEDIARKMFKLPHVEIASHSFSHPYLWDTDVKHGIFSDSNEVEYHLNIPNYQVDLTRETAGSADYIRQNLAPAGKPVSVFQWTGDTAPNEAALKATYDAGLLNINGGDTFISRGNPSLTAVRPHGITKGNYLQVYAPIANENIFTNLWRGPFYGYERVLETFEMTDTPRRIKPVGIYYHTYSASKVAGLQALRKVYNWALNQPLHPVFTSEFIRKVQDFHTYAIAIEGEGWRVRGAGHLRTLRFPIAAAAMVAPLSTSEGVAGVSEGVEGSYVHLTGAQAWVANPASALVPSGPTAEARIWLHDANARITQWERKQQGLRTDFSLQGHVPLQFTLSGMAPTCKVSANGQTLAAAKSSEKERPDLRTYRLPDAAAQIQILCAGR; this is encoded by the coding sequence ATGATCTGGTCACTGCGCGGCTTCCTTCTTTTGACGTTGAGTCTGTCCTTTGTGTGGGCGACTGATGAGGCTTCGGCCAAGACCGGGCCCGCCATTGCACTGCACTATGGCCACAATGCGCCCCTGGAAGACTTGAAGGTGTTTGACATCGTCGTGGTGGAGCCAGACCACGGCTACGACCCCGTCGCCCAGCGCGCCAAGGGGAGCGAGCTTTACGCCTACACCTCGGTGGCCGAGGTTCAACCCAGCCGCAGCTATTTCAAAGACATCCCGGCAGATTGGCACTTGGCACGCAATGGCCACTGGAACTCTGTCGTCCTGGACCAGACGCCCACGCCATGGCCCTCATTCTTTGCCGACCGCGTGATCGCACCGCTGTGGCAGCGCGGATACCGCGGTTTCTTTCTGGACACGATGGACTCTTACCGTCTTGCCAGCCATTTTGACGAAGCCGCACAGCAAGCGGGCCTGGTCCGCGTCATCCAGACGCTGCACGAACGCTTTCCTGGCATCCGACTCATCATGAACCGGGGCTTTGACATCGTTCCCCGGGTCAAAAACAAGATCGAAATGGTGGCTGCCGAGTCCCTCTACCGCAGCTGGAACGCTGGAGCCAACCGATATGAAGAGGTGCCTGACGCGGACAGGCAGTGGCTGCTGACGCAACTGCGCACGATTCAGACCCGTGACGGCATTCCCGTGCTGGCGATCGACTACGTTCCACCGAACGATAGAGCGTTGGCACGCGAAACCGCCAAACGCATTCAAGCGGATGGGTTCACACCTTGGGTCAGTGACAGTCGCTTGGACACGGTGGGTATCGGTGCCCTCGAGTTGGTACCTCGGCGCATCCTGATCCTCTACAACGGGGCCGAAGCCCCTGCCGTCAACTACACCAGCGCCCACCGGTTCCTGCAGATGCCACTGAATCATATGGGGTATGTGGTGGACTATGCGGATGTGCGAAAGCCACTTCCGAAAGACATTTACCGAGACCGCTACGCGGGTGTCGTCACCGCATTCAACGGATACATGCCCAGCGCACTGCGGCGCGAATTCAGCACATGGCTTCAAACGCTCAAAAACCAGGGTATGCCATTGGCCATCGTCGGTGACTTTGGTCTCGCCCCTGACAAGTCTTGGACAGACACGTTTGGCATACAGGGCACCAGCCTCAGCATCTCCCCCCCTTTGCAAGCACAAAAGCAGCACCCCATGATGGGGTTGGAGGTGCCCCCGCCCCCTGTAGAAAAGGACTCCGCTCCAGCCCGTCTGTTGGGCCCCCAAGCCGCCCGGGCCATCCCACTGGTTGAAATGAAGGACCAAAAGGGCCAGCTTTTCGTTGCCGCCGCGCTCATGCCTTGGGGTGGTTTTGTGCTGGACCCTTACGTGTACAACGAATTGCCTGGCACCGAGCAAACCCGCTGGGTCGTAGACCCTTTTGAATTTCTGCAGAAAGCACTGAGGCTGCCATTTATGCCTGTACCCGACATCACCACCGAAAACGGACGCAGGCTGCTCTTGGCCCATATTGACGGCGATGGATTTCCTTCACGCGCTGAGATGCCCGGAGCGCCAGTGGCCGCGCAAGTGCTGCTCAAGGAAATACTGGAGAAATATCGCATTCCGCAAACCGTGTCTGTGATCGAAGGCGAGGTCGCACATCATGGATTGCACCCTGAGTTAAGCGGGCAACTAGAGGACATTGCTCGCAAGATGTTCAAGCTGCCGCATGTGGAGATTGCCAGCCACAGTTTTTCGCACCCGTACCTTTGGGACACTGATGTCAAGCACGGCATCTTTTCAGACAGCAATGAAGTCGAATACCACCTGAACATTCCCAACTACCAAGTGGACTTGACTCGTGAGACAGCAGGCTCGGCAGATTACATCCGTCAAAATCTTGCCCCCGCAGGTAAGCCAGTTAGCGTCTTTCAATGGACGGGGGACACCGCCCCCAACGAAGCTGCGTTAAAGGCCACCTACGACGCAGGGCTGCTCAACATCAACGGGGGGGACACCTTCATCTCCCGCGGCAACCCCTCGCTGACCGCCGTGCGGCCCCACGGAATCACCAAGGGCAACTACCTTCAGGTGTATGCCCCAATCGCCAACGAGAACATTTTCACCAATCTGTGGAGAGGGCCCTTTTATGGATATGAGAGGGTTTTGGAGACGTTTGAAATGACGGACACCCCCAGGCGTATAAAGCCTGTGGGCATTTACTACCACACGTATTCAGCCTCCAAAGTGGCTGGACTGCAGGCCTTGCGCAAGGTCTACAACTGGGCACTGAACCAGCCCCTGCACCCGGTATTCACGTCCGAGTTCATCCGCAAGGTTCAAGACTTTCACACCTACGCCATCGCAATAGAGGGCGAAGGCTGGCGCGTGCGCGGTGCAGGCCATCTGCGCACCTTGCGGTTTCCCATCGCAGCGGCAGCCATGGTGGCGCCCCTGTCAACCAGCGAAGGCGTTGCAGGTGTGAGTGAAGGCGTGGAAGGCAGCTATGTACATTTGACCGGAGCACAGGCTTGGGTCGCCAACCCCGCCTCAGCCTTGGTGCCGAGCGGACCCACCGCAGAAGCCCGCATTTGGCTGCACGATGCCAACGCACGCATTACCCAATGGGAACGCAAACAGCAGGGCCTGCGCACCGACTTCAGCCTACAAGGCCACGTGCCGCTTCAATTCACACTTTCGGGCATGGCGCCTACTTGCAAGGTAAGTGCCAACGGCCAAACCTTGGCTGCGGCCAAATCCTCTGAAAAAGAGCGCCCCGACCTGCGCACTTACCGCCTTCCTGATGCTGCCGCGCAAATCCAAATCCTCTGCGCCGGTCGCTGA
- a CDS encoding glycosyltransferase, which produces MWDQVVFAFVTLFASSTQQNWLELAWKFFPFVVLLEAPFFLLVTAGMVRYGLRRHRPERQRERYPRVSCVVTCYSEGEDVRKTIQSLAQQLYPGHIEIIAVIDGAIQNRPTLLAARNARGLLAGQAKRALVVLPKWQRGGRVSSLNAGLSIATGEIVMALDGDTSFDNDMVRNATRHFDDPGVVGVAGNLRVRNAKKTLVTRLQALEYILSIGAGKTGLSEFNIVNNISGAFGVFRTGFIRNLGGWDAGSAEDLDMTTRIKQYFGRHPGLRIVFDPHAVGHTDAPDTWRIFFRQRLRWDGDMFYLFIRKFRFNLRPRLLGWRNFLFVAINGLVMQVLMPFLIVAYTGVMLFTLPIGAVLGVLAFIYLVYLCAILFYFMLYVIAVSERPVEDLDYLRFLPLVPLFAFVNRIHCAFSILQELFLNSHLDSSMAPWWVLRKTKF; this is translated from the coding sequence ATGTGGGATCAGGTAGTTTTTGCCTTCGTCACGCTGTTTGCCAGTTCCACCCAGCAAAACTGGCTGGAATTGGCCTGGAAGTTCTTTCCCTTCGTCGTCCTCCTGGAGGCCCCCTTCTTTCTGCTGGTGACTGCCGGCATGGTGCGCTACGGCCTGCGCAGGCACAGGCCCGAACGGCAACGTGAACGCTACCCGCGTGTGTCTTGTGTAGTGACCTGCTATTCGGAAGGCGAAGACGTGCGCAAGACCATTCAGTCGCTGGCGCAGCAGTTGTACCCGGGACACATCGAGATCATTGCGGTCATTGACGGTGCCATTCAAAACCGCCCCACCTTGCTGGCCGCGCGCAATGCCCGCGGGCTTTTGGCAGGGCAGGCCAAGCGGGCACTGGTGGTGCTGCCCAAGTGGCAACGCGGGGGACGGGTGTCGTCCCTCAATGCAGGGCTTTCCATCGCCACGGGCGAGATCGTCATGGCGCTGGATGGCGACACGTCATTCGACAACGACATGGTGCGCAACGCAACGCGCCACTTTGACGACCCTGGCGTCGTGGGCGTGGCAGGCAACCTGCGTGTACGCAACGCCAAGAAAACGCTGGTGACCCGGCTGCAGGCGCTGGAATACATCCTGTCGATCGGTGCTGGCAAAACAGGCCTTTCCGAGTTCAACATCGTCAACAACATCTCGGGCGCTTTTGGCGTATTCCGCACCGGGTTCATCCGCAACCTGGGCGGGTGGGATGCGGGGTCGGCCGAAGACCTGGACATGACCACGCGGATCAAACAGTACTTTGGCAGACACCCCGGGCTGCGCATCGTGTTTGACCCACATGCCGTGGGGCACACCGATGCACCCGACACCTGGCGCATCTTTTTTCGCCAGCGCCTGCGGTGGGACGGGGACATGTTCTACCTGTTCATCCGCAAGTTCCGCTTCAACCTCAGGCCCAGGCTGCTGGGTTGGCGCAATTTTTTATTTGTGGCCATCAACGGGCTGGTCATGCAAGTGCTGATGCCTTTTCTGATCGTTGCCTACACCGGGGTGATGCTCTTCACACTGCCCATCGGGGCGGTGCTGGGCGTTCTGGCATTTATCTACTTGGTCTATCTGTGCGCCATTCTTTTTTATTTCATGCTCTACGTGATTGCCGTCTCTGAACGACCTGTAGAGGATCTGGACTACCTGCGCTTTCTGCCTTTGGTGCCGTTGTTCGCTTTTGTCAACCGCATCCACTGCGCCTTCTCCATCCTGCAGGAGCTTTTTCTGAACTCGCACCTCGACTCCTCAATGGCACCGTGGTGGGTGCTGCGCAAAACCAAGTTCTGA